Below is a genomic region from Streptomyces roseoviridis.
TCTCGCCGTCGGCGCGCTGGCGGGTTCGGCCGAGGCACGGCCGGGACTGCCCAACATCAACAGGGGCGACGACCCCGGCACCCCCACCTGGTGCGTCCAGCGCGCCGTCAACAACTGGGCCGAGCGGACCGGTCAGGGCCGACCGCTCGGTGAGGACGGCATCTTCGGTCCCGGAACCGAGGCCTGGGTGAAGAAGTTCCAGCGGGCGTCCGGCCAGACGGATGACGGCGTCGTCGGGCCGCGGACGGGCAAGAGCATCCTCGACAACGCCGGATACCACCGCAACTACTGCTACAACTACGTGCCCAGCCCGAGCTGACCTCGGCCGCACCCAGGGGCCGGCGCCCCGCAGACGCGTGTTCCAGGCGCCGGCCCCTTCTCCTCGCCCACCTCGTTGTCCGGCCTGCCGAAAGAAGCAGATGCGTCCCGTCCTTTCCTTGTCATGCACACGGCGCCCCCGTGCGTCGGCCTCCCGTAGCCCGGCGACGGCACCTCTCGTGGTCCTGTCCGCCCTGTCCGCTCTGCTCGCCGTTTCCCCC
It encodes:
- a CDS encoding peptidoglycan-binding domain-containing protein; this encodes MAILKKTVRTAGVTLMAAGLAVGALAGSAEARPGLPNINRGDDPGTPTWCVQRAVNNWAERTGQGRPLGEDGIFGPGTEAWVKKFQRASGQTDDGVVGPRTGKSILDNAGYHRNYCYNYVPSPS